Below is a genomic region from Paraburkholderia phenazinium.
GCGCGCCATCCCAGACCAGTGCCGGACGGTGGTCCGGCAAGGTCGGGCGGCACTGCGAGTTCAATTCGAGGATGCGCGCCTCGCCGAAGCCGGGGTGGACCGAGAACGCGGCACTCAGCAATTCCAGCGCGGAACGCACGCTGACGGGCGACATGTCCTCGCCTTCCACTTCGGTTGCGCCGATCACGTAAAGATCGTCCTGCTTCGGCGCGATATACAGCGGATAGCGCGGATGCAGCAGACGCACCGGGCGCGTGAGCTTGATCCGAGGCGCGTGGACGCGAGCAACCTCGCCACGAATGCCGCGCAAAGTCGGCAAAACAGTCTTGGCACCGAGGCCGCGGCAATCGATCGTCACGCGGGCGGACGGTAACGCGCCATCGTCCACGGGCGTGTTCCAGTGCGTTTCGACGCGCCGCTCGGCGAGGCCTGCGGCGAGCGCGCTCAACACCTGGCGATTATCGAGTTGTCCCTCATGCGGCAGCAGCCAGCCTTGCGCGAAACGGCCGGCCAGCGCGGGCTCGGTCGCGCCGAGTTGCGCACCCGAGAGCGTGACGAAGCCGCCATCCAGCAGATCGGCGGGCGCGTTCGAGCGCACCCGGCGTTCGAACAGCGGCGCTTCGGTGCGATCGGCGTGATGCCAGACCACCAGCGTCCCATTGCGTTGAAAGAACACCGGTATGGGCAGTTCGGCCAGTACTTGCGGCCAGCTATCGAGCGAGGCGGCGCCGAGGCGCGTGATCAGCAATTCGGCGCTGGCCGCTTCGGCGAGCGGCGCGAGCATCGCGGCCGCCACCCACGCGG
It encodes:
- a CDS encoding FAD-dependent oxidoreductase, with protein sequence MNALDRSQPDFAIIGGGLCGRLVAWRLAGAGHRVALYERGDAAGSQAAAWVAAAMLAPLAEAASAELLITRLGAASLDSWPQVLAELPIPVFFQRNGTLVVWHHADRTEAPLFERRVRSNAPADLLDGGFVTLSGAQLGATEPALAGRFAQGWLLPHEGQLDNRQVLSALAAGLAERRVETHWNTPVDDGALPSARVTIDCRGLGAKTVLPTLRGIRGEVARVHAPRIKLTRPVRLLHPRYPLYIAPKQDDLYVIGATEVEGEDMSPVSVRSALELLSAAFSVHPGFGEARILELNSQCRPTLPDHRPALVWDGAQTLRVNGLYRHGYMIVPEVADEAVRFAAALLDGRIGDADAFDDWRRDARWSELFQLARLDPQNRSQVPA